The Rhinopithecus roxellana isolate Shanxi Qingling chromosome 14, ASM756505v1, whole genome shotgun sequence genome includes a window with the following:
- the IGFBP2 gene encoding insulin-like growth factor-binding protein 2 isoform X3: MNMLGGGGSAGRKPLKSGMKELAVFREKVTEQHRQMGKGGKHHLGLEEPKKLRPPPARTPCQQELDQVLERISTMRLPDERGPLEHLYSLHIPNCDKHGLYNLKQCKMSLNGQRGECWCVNPNTGKLIQGAPTIRGDPECHLFYNEQQEARGVHTQRMQ; this comes from the exons ATGAACATGTTGGGCGGGGGAGGCAGTGCAGGCCGGAAGCCCCTCAAGTCGGGTATGAAGGAGCTGGCTGTGTTCCGGGAGAAGGTCACTGAGCAGCACCGGCAGATGGGCAAGGGTGGCAAACATCACCTCGGCCTGGAGGAGCCCAAGAAGCTGCGACCGCCCCCTGCGAGG ACTCCCTGCCAACAGGAACTGGACCAGGTCCTGGAGCGGATTTCCACCATGCGCCTTCCGGATGAGCGGGGCCCTCTGGAGCACCTCTACTCCCTGCACATCCCCAACTGTGACAAGCATGGCCTGTACAACCTCAAACAG TGCAAGATGTCTCTGAACGGGCAGCGTGGGGAGTGCTGGTGTGTGAACCCCAACACCGGGAAGCTGATCCAGGGAGCCCCCACCATCCGGGGGGACCCTGAGTGTCATCTCTTCTACAATGAGCAGCAGGAGGCCCGCGGGGTGCACACCCAGCGGATGCAGTAG
- the IGFBP2 gene encoding insulin-like growth factor-binding protein 2 isoform X2: MLLGQTSRSFMPRNNGDDHSEGGLVENHVDSTMNMLGGGGSAGRKPLKSGMKELAVFREKVTEQHRQMGKGGKHHLGLEEPKKLRPPPARTPCQQELDQVLERISTMRLPDERGPLEHLYSLHIPNCDKHGLYNLKQCKMSLNGQRGECWCVNPNTGKLIQGAPTIRGDPECHLFYNEQQEARGVHTQRMQ, encoded by the exons ATGCTTCTTGGACAGACATCACGAAGCTTCATGCCCCGCA ACAATGGCGATGACCACTCGGAAGGAGGCCTGGTGGAGAACCATGTGGACAGCACCATGAACATGTTGGGCGGGGGAGGCAGTGCAGGCCGGAAGCCCCTCAAGTCGGGTATGAAGGAGCTGGCTGTGTTCCGGGAGAAGGTCACTGAGCAGCACCGGCAGATGGGCAAGGGTGGCAAACATCACCTCGGCCTGGAGGAGCCCAAGAAGCTGCGACCGCCCCCTGCGAGG ACTCCCTGCCAACAGGAACTGGACCAGGTCCTGGAGCGGATTTCCACCATGCGCCTTCCGGATGAGCGGGGCCCTCTGGAGCACCTCTACTCCCTGCACATCCCCAACTGTGACAAGCATGGCCTGTACAACCTCAAACAG TGCAAGATGTCTCTGAACGGGCAGCGTGGGGAGTGCTGGTGTGTGAACCCCAACACCGGGAAGCTGATCCAGGGAGCCCCCACCATCCGGGGGGACCCTGAGTGTCATCTCTTCTACAATGAGCAGCAGGAGGCCCGCGGGGTGCACACCCAGCGGATGCAGTAG